Proteins encoded together in one Staphylococcus aureus window:
- a CDS encoding polysaccharide biosynthesis protein codes for MKHKEAFNGVVVLTAALIVIKILSAVYRIPYQNILGDTGLYAYQQVYPIVALGMILSMNAIPSAITQNIGKYHSDEAYAKAVAYIQLVGILLFIAIFVFANNIAHMMGDGHLTPMIQAASLSFIFIGMLGVLRGYYQSANNMTVPAISQVIEQVIRVGIIIVTIVIFVDRGWTIYEAGTIAILASTIGFLGSSIYLVAHRPFKFKMVNNTAKIVWKQFALSVLIFAISQLIVILWQVIDSVTIIKSLQAIRVPFDVAITEKGVYDRGASFIQMGLIVTTTFSFALIPLLSDAIKMNNQVLMNRYANASLKITILISTAAGIGLINLLPLMNGVFFKTNDLTLTLSVYMITVICVSLIMMDMALLQAQHAVRPIFVGMTAGLVIKFILNIILIRLSGIIGASISTVVSLIIFGTIIHIAVTRKYHLYAMRRFFINVVLGMVFMSIVVQCVLNIVTTHGRITGLIELLCAAVLGIIALFFYIFRFNVLTYKELTYLPFGSKLYQIKKGRR; via the coding sequence ATGAAGCATAAAGAAGCATTTAATGGCGTTGTCGTGTTAACTGCTGCATTAATTGTCATTAAAATTCTGAGTGCTGTATATCGAATTCCATATCAAAATATATTAGGCGATACAGGTTTGTATGCATATCAACAAGTGTATCCAATTGTAGCATTAGGAATGATATTATCGATGAATGCCATTCCTAGTGCAATTACACAAAATATAGGGAAGTATCATAGTGACGAAGCATATGCAAAAGCAGTCGCTTATATACAATTAGTTGGTATATTATTATTTATTGCTATTTTTGTGTTTGCGAACAATATTGCACATATGATGGGTGATGGCCATTTAACACCAATGATTCAAGCTGCAAGTTTAAGCTTTATATTTATAGGTATGCTTGGCGTGTTAAGAGGTTATTATCAATCTGCAAATAATATGACAGTTCCGGCTATTTCCCAGGTTATAGAACAAGTTATACGAGTAGGTATTATCATTGTTACTATTGTTATTTTTGTAGACAGAGGTTGGACGATATATGAAGCGGGAACAATTGCTATTTTAGCATCAACGATAGGTTTTTTAGGTTCTTCAATTTATTTAGTAGCGCACCGACCTTTTAAGTTTAAAATGGTAAATAACACTGCAAAGATCGTTTGGAAACAGTTCGCACTTTCGGTTTTGATTTTCGCTATCAGTCAATTAATCGTAATTTTATGGCAAGTGATTGATAGTGTTACTATTATTAAGTCACTTCAAGCGATACGCGTGCCATTCGATGTTGCCATAACTGAAAAAGGAGTCTATGACCGTGGTGCATCATTTATTCAGATGGGATTGATTGTAACTACAACATTTAGTTTTGCGCTCATTCCTCTGTTAAGTGACGCAATCAAAATGAATAATCAGGTACTTATGAATCGTTATGCAAATGCGTCATTAAAGATTACGATTTTAATAAGTACAGCAGCGGGAATAGGATTAATTAATTTATTGCCTTTAATGAACGGTGTGTTTTTTAAGACGAATGATTTAACCTTAACGTTAAGTGTTTATATGATTACGGTCATTTGTGTATCGTTAATTATGATGGATATGGCATTATTACAAGCGCAACATGCTGTGAGACCTATTTTTGTTGGTATGACGGCAGGATTGGTTATTAAATTTATACTTAATATCATTTTGATTCGTTTAAGTGGCATTATTGGTGCGAGCATTAGTACTGTTGTATCATTAATTATATTCGGTACGATTATCCATATTGCTGTCACGAGAAAATACCACTTATATGCGATGAGACGATTTTTTATCAATGTTGTTTTAGGTATGGTATTTATGTCGATTGTTGTTCAATGCGTGTTAAACATAGTGACAACACACGGTAGAATCACTGGACTCATTGAATTATTATGTGCAGCAGTATTAGGTATCATTGCATTGTTTTTCTATATTTTTAGATTTAATGTTTTGACATATAAAGAGTTAACTTATTTACCATTTGGTTCAAAGTTGTATCAAATTAAGAAAGGAAGACGTTGA
- a CDS encoding MazG nucleotide pyrophosphohydrolase domain-containing protein — protein sequence MAHTITIVGLGNYGIDDLPLGIYKFLKTQDKVYARTLDHPVIESLQDELTFQSFDHVYEAHNQFEDVYIDIVAQLVEAANEKDIVYAVPGHPRVAETTTVKLLALAKDNTDIDVKVLGGKSFIDDVFEAVNVDPNDGFTLLDATSLQEVTLNVRTHTLITQVYSAMVAANLKITLMERYPDDYPVQIVTGARSDGADNVVTCPLYELDHDENAFNNLTSVFVPKIITSTYLYHDFDFATEVIDTLVDEDKGCPWDKVQTHETLKRYLLEETFELFEAIDNEDDWHMIEELGDILLQVLLHTSIGKKEGYIDIKEVITSLNAKMIRRHPHIFGDANAETIDDLKEIWSKAKDAEGKQPRVKFEKVFAEHFLNLYEKTKDKSFDEAALKQWLEKGESNT from the coding sequence ATGGCACATACCATTACGATTGTTGGCTTAGGAAACTATGGCATTGATGATTTGCCGCTAGGGATATATAAATTTTTAAAGACACAAGATAAAGTTTATGCAAGAACGTTAGATCATCCAGTTATAGAATCATTGCAAGATGAATTAACATTTCAGAGTTTTGACCATGTTTATGAAGCACATAACCAATTTGAAGATGTCTATATTGATATTGTGGCGCAATTGGTTGAAGCTGCTAATGAAAAAGATATTGTCTATGCGGTTCCGGGTCATCCTAGAGTTGCTGAGACAACTACAGTGAAATTACTGGCTTTAGCAAAGGACAATACTGATATAGATGTGAAAGTTTTAGGTGGGAAAAGCTTTATTGATGATGTGTTTGAAGCAGTTAATGTAGATCCAAATGATGGCTTCACACTGTTAGATGCGACATCATTACAAGAAGTAACACTTAATGTTAGAACGCATACATTGATTACGCAAGTTTATAGTGCAATGGTTGCTGCTAATTTGAAAATCACTTTAATGGAACGATATCCTGATGATTACCCTGTTCAAATTGTCACTGGTGCACGAAGCGATGGTGCGGATAACGTTGTGACATGCCCATTATATGAATTGGATCATGATGAAAATGCATTCAATAATTTGACGAGTGTATTCGTACCAAAAATCATAACATCGACATATTTGTATCATGACTTTGATTTTGCAACGGAAGTGATTGATACTTTAGTTGATGAAGATAAAGGTTGTCCATGGGATAAAGTGCAAACGCATGAAACGCTAAAGCGTTATTTACTTGAAGAAACATTTGAATTGTTCGAAGCTATTGACAATGAAGATGATTGGCATATGATTGAAGAACTAGGAGATATTTTATTACAAGTGTTATTGCATACTAGTATTGGTAAAAAAGAAGGGTATATCGACATTAAAGAAGTGATTACAAGTCTTAATGCTAAAATGATTCGTAGACACCCACACATATTTGGTGATGCCAATGCTGAAACTATCGATGACTTAAAAGAAATTTGGTCTAAGGCGAAAGATGCTGAAGGTAAACAGCCAAGAGTTAAATTTGAAAAAGTATTTGCAGAGCATTTTTTAAATTTATATGAGAAGACGAAGGATAAGTCATTTGATGAGGCCGCGTTAAAGCAGTGGCTAGAAAAAGGGGAGAGTAATACATGA
- a CDS encoding RNA-binding S4 domain-containing protein, whose protein sequence is MRLDKYLKVSRLIKRRTLAKEVSDQGRITINGNVAKAGSDVKVEDVLTIRFGQKLVTVKVTALNEHASKDNAKGMYEIIEERRLEEA, encoded by the coding sequence ATGAGATTAGATAAATATTTAAAAGTATCACGGTTAATAAAGCGACGTACGCTAGCAAAAGAAGTAAGTGATCAAGGTAGAATTACAATAAATGGTAATGTTGCTAAAGCTGGATCGGATGTTAAAGTTGAAGATGTGCTGACGATTCGCTTTGGTCAAAAATTAGTAACAGTTAAAGTAACTGCATTAAATGAACATGCATCTAAAGATAACGCGAAGGGTATGTATGAAATCATTGAAGAGCGTCGACTTGAAGAAGCGTAA
- the divIC gene encoding cell division protein DivIC: MKNKVEHIENQYTSQENKKKQRQKMKMRVVRRRITVFAGVLLAIIVVLSILLVVQKHRNDIDAQERKAKEAQFQKQQNEEIALKEKLNNLNDKDYIEKIARDDYYLSNKGEVIFRLPEDKDSSSSKSSKK; this comes from the coding sequence ATGAAAAATAAAGTAGAACATATAGAAAATCAGTACACGTCGCAAGAGAACAAGAAAAAACAACGTCAAAAAATGAAAATGCGTGTTGTTCGTAGGCGTATTACAGTATTTGCGGGCGTATTACTTGCGATAATTGTTGTTTTATCAATCTTGCTTGTTGTCCAAAAACATCGCAATGATATTGATGCACAGGAGCGAAAAGCGAAAGAAGCACAGTTTCAAAAGCAACAAAATGAAGAAATTGCGTTAAAAGAAAAGTTGAATAATCTGAATGACAAAGATTACATTGAAAAAATTGCGCGTGATGATTATTACTTAAGCAACAAAGGTGAAGTGATTTTTAGGTTGCCAGAAGACAAAGATTCGTCTAGCTCAAAATCTTCGAAAAAATAA
- a CDS encoding S1 domain-containing RNA-binding protein, with amino-acid sequence MSIEVGNKLKGKVTGIKKFGAFVELPEGKSGLVHISEVADNYVENVEEHLSVGDEVDVKVLSIADDGKISLSIKKAKDRPRRQHTSKPSHQKPVQKAEDFEKKLSNFLKDSEDKLTSIKRQTESRRGGKGSRR; translated from the coding sequence ATGTCAATCGAAGTTGGAAATAAGCTTAAAGGTAAAGTCACTGGTATTAAAAAGTTTGGTGCATTCGTAGAATTACCTGAAGGAAAAAGTGGTTTAGTTCACATTAGTGAAGTCGCAGATAATTATGTTGAAAACGTAGAAGAGCACCTTTCTGTTGGTGATGAAGTAGACGTAAAAGTATTATCTATTGCTGATGATGGAAAAATTAGTCTTTCAATTAAGAAAGCTAAAGACCGTCCACGTAGACAACATACGAGTAAACCAAGTCATCAAAAACCAGTGCAAAAAGCCGAAGATTTTGAAAAGAAATTAAGCAATTTCTTAAAAGATAGTGAAGATAAATTAACTTCAATCAAACGTCAAACAGAATCTAGACGCGGTGGCAAAGGTTCAAGACGTTAA
- the tilS gene encoding tRNA lysidine(34) synthetase TilS translates to MQLNSNGWHVDDHIVVAVSTGIDSMCLLYQLLNDYKDSYRKLTCLHVNHGVRSASIEEARFLEAYCERHHIDLHIKKLDLSHSLDRNNSIQNEARIKRYEWFDEMMNVLEADVLLTAHHLDDQLETIMYRIFNGKSTRNKLGFDELSKRKGYQIYRPLLAVSKKEIKQFQERYHIPYFEDESNKDNKYVRNDIRNRIIPAIDENNQLKVSHLLKLKQWHDEQYDILQYSAKQFIQEFVKFDEQSKYLEVSRQAFNNLPNSLKMVVLDCLLSKYYELFNISAKTYEEWFKQFSSKKAQFSINLTDKWIIQIAYGKLIIMAKNNGDTYFRVQTIKKPGNYIFNKYRLEIHSNLPKCLFPLTVRTRQSGDTFKLNGRDGYKKVNRLFIDCKVPQWVRDQMPIVLDKQQRIIAVGDLYQQQTIKKWIIISKNGDE, encoded by the coding sequence ATGCAGTTAAATAGTAATGGTTGGCATGTTGATGACCATATTGTTGTCGCTGTTTCTACAGGTATTGATAGTATGTGTTTATTGTATCAACTACTAAATGATTATAAAGATAGTTATAGAAAACTAACATGCTTACATGTCAATCATGGCGTTAGGTCAGCTTCAATTGAGGAAGCCAGATTTTTAGAAGCATACTGCGAACGTCATCACATCGATTTACATATCAAAAAGTTAGATTTGTCGCATAGTCTCGACCGAAATAACAGCATTCAGAATGAAGCTCGAATTAAACGTTACGAATGGTTTGATGAAATGATGAATGTATTAGAAGCGGATGTATTGCTAACGGCGCATCATTTGGACGATCAATTAGAAACTATTATGTATCGTATTTTTAATGGGAAATCAACACGTAATAAACTAGGATTTGATGAGTTATCGAAGCGAAAAGGTTATCAGATTTATCGACCACTTTTAGCTGTCTCTAAAAAAGAAATAAAACAATTCCAAGAGAGATATCATATTCCATATTTTGAAGATGAATCTAATAAAGATAACAAATATGTTAGAAATGATATTCGTAATAGAATTATTCCAGCTATTGATGAAAATAATCAACTTAAAGTATCGCATTTATTAAAATTAAAACAATGGCATGATGAACAATATGATATTTTGCAATATTCAGCTAAACAATTTATTCAAGAATTTGTGAAGTTTGATGAACAGTCAAAATATTTAGAGGTTTCTAGACAAGCTTTTAATAACTTACCAAACTCATTAAAGATGGTTGTGTTGGACTGCCTATTATCAAAGTATTATGAGTTGTTTAATATTAGTGCTAAAACATACGAAGAGTGGTTTAAACAATTTAGTAGTAAGAAAGCACAATTCAGTATTAATCTCACGGATAAATGGATAATTCAAATCGCATATGGTAAATTAATAATAATGGCTAAAAATAATGGCGATACATATTTTAGAGTTCAAACAATTAAAAAGCCAGGTAATTATATTTTTAACAAATATCGATTAGAGATACATTCTAATTTACCAAAATGTTTATTTCCGCTTACAGTGAGAACACGACAAAGTGGCGATACATTTAAACTGAATGGGCGCGATGGTTATAAGAAAGTGAATCGCCTGTTTATAGATTGTAAAGTGCCACAGTGGGTTCGGGATCAAATGCCAATCGTATTGGATAAACAACAGCGCATTATTGCGGTAGGAGATTTATATCAACAACAAACAATAAAAAAATGGATTATAATTAGTAAAAATGGAGATGAATAG
- the hpt gene encoding hypoxanthine phosphoribosyltransferase gives MHNDLKEVLLTEEDIQNICKELGAQLTKDYQGKPLVCVGILKGSAMFMSDLIKRIDTHLSIDFMDVSSYHGGTESTGEVQIIKDLGSSIENKDVLIIEDILETGTTLKSITELLQSRKVNSLEIVTLLDKPNRRKADIEAKYVGKKIPDEFVVGYGLDYRELYRNLPYIGTLKPEVYSN, from the coding sequence ATGCATAATGATTTGAAAGAAGTATTGTTAACTGAAGAAGATATTCAAAATATCTGTAAGGAATTGGGAGCACAATTAACAAAGGATTATCAAGGTAAACCATTAGTATGCGTGGGTATCTTAAAAGGCTCAGCAATGTTTATGTCAGATTTAATTAAACGAATTGATACCCATTTATCAATTGATTTCATGGATGTTTCTAGTTATCACGGAGGCACTGAGTCAACTGGTGAAGTTCAAATCATTAAAGATTTAGGTTCTTCTATTGAAAATAAAGACGTATTAATTATTGAAGATATCTTAGAGACTGGTACTACACTTAAGTCAATTACTGAATTATTACAATCTAGAAAAGTTAATTCATTAGAAATAGTTACTTTATTAGATAAACCAAACCGTCGTAAAGCGGACATTGAAGCTAAGTATGTAGGTAAAAAAATACCAGATGAATTTGTTGTTGGTTACGGTTTAGATTATCGTGAATTATACCGAAACTTACCATATATCGGTACGTTAAAACCTGAAGTGTATTCAAATTAA
- the ftsH gene encoding ATP-dependent zinc metalloprotease FtsH: MQKAFRNVLVIVIIGVIIFGLFSYLNGNGNMPKQLTYNQFTEKLEKGDLKTLEIQPQQNVYMVSGKTKNDEDYSSTILYNNEKELQKITDAAKKQNGVKLTIKEEEKQSVFVSILSTLIPVVVIALLFIFFLSQAQGGGSGGRMMNFGKSKAKMYDNNKRRVRFSDVAGADEEKQELIEIVDFLKDNKKFKEMGSRIPKGVLLVGPPGTGKTLLARAVAGEAGAPFFSISGSDFVEMFVGVGASRVRDLFDNAKKNAPCIIFIDEIDAVGRQRGAGVGGGHDEREQTLNQLLVEMDGFGENEGIIMIAATNRPDILDPALLRPGRFDRQIQVGRPDVKGREAILHVHAKNKPLDETVDLKAISQRTPGFSGADLENLLNEASLIAVREGKKKIDMRDIEEATDRVIAGPAKKSRVISKKERNIVAHHEAGHTIIGMVLDEAEVVHKVTIVPRGQAGGYAMMLPKQDRFLMTEQELLDKICGLLGGRVSEDINFNEVSTGASNDFERATQIARSMVTQYGMSKKLGPLQFGHSNGQVFLGKDMQGEPNYSSQIAYEIDKEVQRIVKEQYERCKQILLEHKEQLILIAETLLTEETLVAEQIQSLFYEGKLPEIDYDAAKVVKDEDSEFNDGKFGKSYEEIRKEQLEDGQRDESEDRKEEKDIAEDKKEADKSDEKDEPAHRQAPNIEKPYDPNHPDNK, from the coding sequence ATGCAGAAAGCTTTTCGCAATGTGCTAGTTATCGTAATAATAGGCGTTATTATTTTTGGTCTATTTTCATATTTAAACGGTAATGGAAATATGCCGAAACAGCTTACATATAATCAATTTACTGAGAAGTTGGAAAAAGGTGACCTTAAAACTTTAGAAATCCAACCACAACAAAATGTCTATATGGTAAGTGGTAAAACGAAAAATGATGAAGACTATTCATCAACTATTTTATATAACAACGAAAAAGAATTACAAAAAATTACTGATGCTGCTAAAAAGCAAAACGGTGTAAAATTAACGATTAAAGAAGAAGAAAAACAAAGTGTCTTTGTGAGTATACTTTCAACATTAATTCCAGTTGTAGTCATAGCGTTATTATTTATTTTCTTCCTAAGCCAAGCACAAGGTGGCGGTAGTGGCGGTCGTATGATGAACTTTGGTAAATCTAAAGCAAAAATGTACGATAATAATAAACGTCGTGTTCGTTTCTCTGATGTAGCAGGGGCAGATGAAGAAAAACAAGAATTAATTGAAATTGTTGATTTCTTGAAAGATAATAAAAAATTCAAAGAAATGGGATCTAGGATTCCTAAAGGTGTCTTACTTGTTGGACCTCCAGGTACTGGTAAAACATTACTTGCTAGAGCGGTTGCAGGTGAAGCTGGCGCACCATTCTTCTCTATTAGTGGTTCAGACTTTGTAGAGATGTTTGTTGGTGTTGGTGCGAGCCGTGTTCGTGACTTATTCGATAATGCTAAGAAAAACGCGCCTTGTATCATCTTTATCGATGAGATTGATGCTGTTGGTCGTCAACGTGGTGCAGGTGTTGGTGGCGGTCATGATGAACGTGAACAAACCCTAAACCAATTATTAGTTGAAATGGATGGTTTCGGTGAAAATGAAGGTATCATTATGATAGCTGCTACAAACCGTCCTGATATCCTTGACCCAGCCTTATTACGTCCAGGTCGTTTTGATAGACAAATTCAAGTTGGTCGTCCAGATGTGAAAGGCCGTGAAGCAATTCTTCATGTTCATGCTAAAAACAAACCACTTGATGAAACGGTTGATTTAAAAGCAATTTCACAACGTACACCTGGTTTCTCAGGTGCTGATTTAGAGAACTTATTAAATGAAGCATCTTTAATTGCTGTACGTGAAGGTAAAAAGAAAATTGACATGAGAGATATCGAAGAGGCAACGGATAGAGTTATAGCCGGACCTGCTAAGAAATCTCGAGTTATTTCTAAGAAAGAACGTAATATTGTTGCTCATCACGAAGCTGGTCATACAATTATCGGTATGGTACTTGATGAGGCAGAAGTAGTGCATAAAGTTACTATTGTTCCACGTGGACAAGCAGGTGGTTATGCAATGATGCTACCTAAACAAGATCGTTTCTTAATGACTGAACAAGAGTTATTAGATAAAATCTGTGGTTTACTTGGTGGACGTGTATCAGAAGATATTAACTTTAACGAAGTATCAACAGGTGCTTCAAATGACTTCGAACGTGCAACACAAATCGCACGCTCAATGGTTACGCAATATGGTATGAGTAAAAAATTAGGACCATTACAGTTCGGTCATAGCAATGGTCAAGTATTCTTAGGTAAAGATATGCAAGGTGAGCCTAATTATTCAAGCCAAATCGCATATGAAATTGATAAAGAAGTTCAACGAATCGTTAAAGAACAATACGAACGTTGTAAACAAATTTTATTAGAGCACAAAGAACAATTAATTTTAATTGCTGAAACATTATTAACAGAAGAAACATTAGTTGCTGAACAAATTCAATCATTATTCTACGAAGGTAAATTACCTGAAATTGATTATGATGCAGCTAAAGTTGTTAAAGATGAAGATTCTGAATTTAATGATGGTAAATTCGGTAAATCTTATGAAGAGATTCGTAAAGAGCAATTAGAAGATGGACAACGTGACGAAAGTGAAGATCGTAAAGAAGAAAAAGATATTGCTGAGGATAAAAAAGAAGCTGATAAATCTGATGAAAAAGATGAACCAGCACATCGACAAGCCCCAAATATCGAAAAACCTTACGATCCAAATCACCCAGACAATAAATAA
- the hslO gene encoding Hsp33 family molecular chaperone HslO: MTHDYIVKALAFDGEIRAYAALTTETVQEAQTRHYTWPTASAAMGRTMTATAMMGAMLKGDQKLTVTVDGQGPIGRIIADANAKGEVRAYVDHPQTHFPLNEQGKLDVRRAVGTNGSIMVVKDVGMKDYFSGASPIVSGELGEDFTYYYATSEQTPSSVGLGVLVNPDNTIKAAGGFIIQVMPGAKDETISKLEKAISEMTPVSKLIEQGLTPEGLLNEILGEDHVQILEKMPVQFECNCSHEKFLNAIKGLGEAEIQNMIKEDHGAEAVCHFCGNKYKYTEEELNVLLESLA, from the coding sequence ATGACACACGATTATATTGTTAAAGCATTAGCATTTGATGGAGAGATTAGGGCTTATGCTGCTTTGACAACTGAAACTGTTCAAGAAGCACAAACGAGACATTATACATGGCCGACAGCATCTGCTGCAATGGGAAGAACAATGACAGCAACAGCTATGATGGGCGCAATGTTGAAAGGTGATCAAAAATTAACTGTCACTGTAGATGGCCAAGGACCTATTGGACGAATTATTGCCGATGCAAATGCTAAAGGCGAGGTGCGTGCTTATGTAGACCATCCACAAACTCATTTTCCATTAAATGAGCAAGGTAAACTTGATGTAAGACGAGCGGTAGGGACAAATGGATCTATTATGGTTGTTAAAGACGTTGGAATGAAAGACTATTTCTCTGGAGCAAGTCCAATTGTTTCAGGAGAACTTGGTGAAGATTTTACTTATTATTATGCTACAAGTGAACAAACACCTTCATCGGTAGGTCTTGGTGTATTGGTAAATCCTGATAATACGATTAAAGCAGCAGGAGGATTTATCATTCAAGTTATGCCAGGTGCCAAAGATGAAACAATTTCAAAATTAGAAAAAGCAATTAGTGAAATGACACCAGTTTCTAAATTAATTGAACAAGGATTAACGCCAGAAGGATTACTAAACGAAATCTTAGGTGAAGACCATGTGCAAATTTTAGAGAAAATGCCTGTTCAATTTGAATGTAATTGTAGTCATGAGAAATTTTTAAATGCTATTAAAGGATTGGGCGAGGCTGAGATTCAAAATATGATTAAAGAAGATCATGGTGCTGAAGCAGTATGTCATTTCTGTGGAAATAAATATAAATATACTGAAGAAGAATTAAACGTGTTGCTAGAAAGTTTAGCGTAA
- the cysK gene encoding cysteine synthase A — MAQKPVDNITQIIGGTPVVKLRNVVDDNAADVYVKLEYQNPGGSVKDRIALAMIEKAEREGKIKPGDTIVEPTSGNTGIGLAFVCAAKGYKAVFTMPETMSQERRNLLKAYGAELVLTPGSEAMKGAIKKAKELKEEHGYFEPQQFENPANPEVHELTTGPELLQQFEGKTIDAFLAGVGTGGTLSGVGKVLKKEYPNIEIVAIEPEASPVLSGGEPGPHKLQGLGAGFIPGTLNTEIYDSIIKVGNDTAMEMSRRVAKEEGILAGISSGAAIYAAIQKAKELGKGKTVVTVLPSNGERYLSTPLYSFDD, encoded by the coding sequence ATGGCACAAAAACCAGTAGATAATATTACTCAAATTATTGGCGGTACACCGGTAGTCAAATTGAGAAATGTAGTAGATGACAATGCAGCAGATGTTTATGTAAAATTGGAATATCAAAATCCAGGTGGTTCTGTAAAGGATAGAATTGCTTTAGCAATGATTGAAAAAGCAGAGCGAGAAGGCAAAATTAAACCTGGCGATACAATTGTAGAACCAACAAGTGGTAATACAGGTATCGGTTTAGCATTTGTATGTGCTGCTAAAGGATATAAAGCAGTATTTACTATGCCCGAAACAATGAGCCAAGAGCGTCGTAATTTATTAAAAGCATACGGTGCGGAATTAGTTTTAACGCCTGGATCAGAAGCGATGAAAGGTGCAATTAAAAAAGCTAAAGAATTGAAAGAAGAACATGGTTACTTCGAGCCACAACAATTTGAAAACCCTGCGAACCCTGAAGTTCATGAGTTAACTACAGGTCCTGAGTTATTACAACAATTTGAAGGGAAAACTATCGATGCGTTCCTAGCTGGTGTTGGTACTGGTGGTACGTTATCTGGTGTAGGTAAAGTTCTGAAAAAAGAATATCCTAACATCGAAATTGTTGCTATAGAGCCTGAGGCTTCTCCAGTATTGAGCGGTGGTGAGCCAGGTCCACATAAATTACAAGGTTTAGGTGCTGGATTTATTCCAGGCACTTTGAATACAGAAATCTATGACAGTATTATTAAAGTAGGAAATGATACAGCGATGGAAATGTCTCGTCGAGTTGCTAAAGAGGAAGGTATTTTAGCAGGTATTTCATCAGGTGCTGCGATTTATGCTGCCATTCAAAAAGCAAAAGAATTAGGAAAAGGTAAAACAGTAGTAACAGTATTGCCGAGTAATGGTGAACGCTACTTATCAACACCTTTATATTCATTCGATGACTAA
- the folP gene encoding dihydropteroate synthase — MTKTKIMGILNVTPDSFSDGGKFNNVESAINRVKAMIDEGADIIDVGGVSTRPGHEMVSLEEEMNRVLPVVEAIVGFDVKISVDTFRSEVAEACLKLGVDMINDQWAGLYDHRMFQIVAKYDAEIILMHNGNGNRDEPVVEEMLTSLLAQAHQAKIAGIPSNKIWLDPGIGFAKTRNEEAEVMARLDELVATEYPVLLATSRKRFTKEMMGYDTTPVERDEVTAATTAYGIMKGVRAVRVHNVELNAKLAKGIDFLKENENARHNLS; from the coding sequence ATGACTAAAACAAAAATTATGGGCATATTAAACGTCACACCTGATTCATTCTCAGATGGTGGAAAATTTAATAATGTTGAATCAGCTATAAATAGAGTGAAAGCCATGATAGATGAAGGTGCTGACATTATAGATGTTGGAGGTGTTTCAACGAGACCCGGTCATGAAATGGTTTCATTAGAAGAAGAGATGAACAGAGTATTACCTGTTGTTGAAGCTATTGTCGGTTTTGATGTAAAAATTTCAGTCGATACATTTCGAAGTGAGGTTGCTGAAGCATGTTTAAAATTAGGCGTTGATATGATTAATGATCAATGGGCGGGTCTGTATGATCATCGTATGTTCCAAATTGTAGCTAAATATGACGCGGAAATTATTTTAATGCATAATGGAAATGGTAATCGTGATGAACCGGTTGTCGAAGAAATGTTAACATCTTTGTTAGCACAAGCACATCAAGCTAAAATAGCTGGTATACCTTCAAATAAAATTTGGCTAGATCCAGGTATAGGTTTCGCTAAAACTAGAAATGAAGAAGCCGAAGTTATGGCAAGACTGGATGAACTTGTTGCAACAGAATATCCAGTTTTATTAGCGACAAGCCGGAAACGTTTCACTAAAGAGATGATGGGTTATGATACAACACCGGTTGAAAGAGATGAAGTAACTGCAGCTACGACTGCATATGGTATTATGAAAGGCGTTAGAGCAGTACGCGTTCATAATGTCGAGTTGAATGCTAAATTAGCTAAAGGTATAGATTTTTTAAAGGAGAATGAAAATGCAAGACACAATCTTTCTTAA